One region of Dysidea avara chromosome 1, odDysAvar1.4, whole genome shotgun sequence genomic DNA includes:
- the LOC136238254 gene encoding uncharacterized protein isoform X1, which yields MSDFKMLLVLCGLISSVILSNKVVIAADEQCEEYRFSTPFYPGGSCETIYNMNPESHARPGYYWITDGPTQVYCGMNYTGSSCEDIFANNPETRDKEGYYRINGNQWTLCNITSGDIPTCAGVGGGWRRIVNINISAGDACPNGWREETNSGVSFCRLDSDTGSTCSSAYFSTNGTSYQRVCGRAKGFQKGETLAFHGDSFTGASSQTSIDGYYADGLLLTYGSPRQHIWTYAAGSFDNRTDGDFRTYNCPCAADGGTAPPSFVGTDYYCESGFIDSAVYTDYLFADPLWDGSGCFTSRCCENRVQPWFSQVLNETTTSDIEARLCSLGEAFRRFVMIVELELYVQ from the exons ATGTCTGATTTTAAGATGCTTTTGGTTCTGTGTGGTTTGATCAGCTCAG TGATCCTCAGTAATAAAGTGGTGATTGCTGCTGATGAGCAGTGTGAAGAGTATCGTTTTTCAACCCCTTTCTATCCTGGAGGGTCATGTGAAACCATCTATAACATGAATCCAGAGAGTCATGCCAGGCCAGGATATTACTGGATCACTGATGGGCCCACCCAGGTTTATTGTGGAATGAACTACactggatcatcttgtgaggacatctTTGCCAATAATCCAGAAACTCGTGACAAGGAGGGATACTATCGTATAAATGGTAATCAATGGACACTTTGTAACATAACTTCTGGTGACATCCCCACATGTGCTGGTGTGGGTGGAGGATGGAGAAGAATTGTTAACATCAATATCAGTGCAGGAGATGCTTGCCCTAATGGATGGCGTGAAGAGACAAACTCCGGTGTTAGTTTTTGTCGACTTGACAGTGATACTGGTAGTACTTGCTCATCTGCCTACTTCTCCACTAATGGAACAAGCTACCAGAGGGTGTGTGGTAGAGCAAAAGGATTTCAGAAAGGTGAAACTCTTGCCTTCCATGGTGATTCCTTTACTGGGGCGAGTAGTCAAACATCAATTGATGGCTACTATGCTGATGGACTATTACTCACTTATGGTAGCCCTCGTCAACACATTTGGACATATGCTGCTGGATCTTTTGATAACCGTACTGATGGTGACTTCAGAACTTATAATTGCCCATGTGCTGCTGATGGAGGAACAGCCCCTCCGTCTTTTGTGGGAACTGactattactgtgaatcaggatTTATTGACAGTGCGGTTTATACAGACTATTTATTTGCTGACCCACTGTGGGATGGATCTGGCTGCTTTACCAGTAGATGTTGCGAGAATCGTGTTCAACCATGGTTTTCTCAAGTTTTGAATGAAACCACTACAAGTGATATTGAAGCTAGGCTTTGTAGTCTTGGAGAAGCCTTTCGCAGATTTGTTATGATTGTGGAACTAGAATTATATGTTCAGTAA
- the LOC136238254 gene encoding uncharacterized protein isoform X2, giving the protein MNPESHARPGYYWITDGPTQVYCGMNYTGSSCEDIFANNPETRDKEGYYRINGNQWTLCNITSGDIPTCAGVGGGWRRIVNINISAGDACPNGWREETNSGVSFCRLDSDTGSTCSSAYFSTNGTSYQRVCGRAKGFQKGETLAFHGDSFTGASSQTSIDGYYADGLLLTYGSPRQHIWTYAAGSFDNRTDGDFRTYNCPCAADGGTAPPSFVGTDYYCESGFIDSAVYTDYLFADPLWDGSGCFTSRCCENRVQPWFSQVLNETTTSDIEARLCSLGEAFRRFVMIVELELYVQ; this is encoded by the coding sequence ATGAATCCAGAGAGTCATGCCAGGCCAGGATATTACTGGATCACTGATGGGCCCACCCAGGTTTATTGTGGAATGAACTACactggatcatcttgtgaggacatctTTGCCAATAATCCAGAAACTCGTGACAAGGAGGGATACTATCGTATAAATGGTAATCAATGGACACTTTGTAACATAACTTCTGGTGACATCCCCACATGTGCTGGTGTGGGTGGAGGATGGAGAAGAATTGTTAACATCAATATCAGTGCAGGAGATGCTTGCCCTAATGGATGGCGTGAAGAGACAAACTCCGGTGTTAGTTTTTGTCGACTTGACAGTGATACTGGTAGTACTTGCTCATCTGCCTACTTCTCCACTAATGGAACAAGCTACCAGAGGGTGTGTGGTAGAGCAAAAGGATTTCAGAAAGGTGAAACTCTTGCCTTCCATGGTGATTCCTTTACTGGGGCGAGTAGTCAAACATCAATTGATGGCTACTATGCTGATGGACTATTACTCACTTATGGTAGCCCTCGTCAACACATTTGGACATATGCTGCTGGATCTTTTGATAACCGTACTGATGGTGACTTCAGAACTTATAATTGCCCATGTGCTGCTGATGGAGGAACAGCCCCTCCGTCTTTTGTGGGAACTGactattactgtgaatcaggatTTATTGACAGTGCGGTTTATACAGACTATTTATTTGCTGACCCACTGTGGGATGGATCTGGCTGCTTTACCAGTAGATGTTGCGAGAATCGTGTTCAACCATGGTTTTCTCAAGTTTTGAATGAAACCACTACAAGTGATATTGAAGCTAGGCTTTGTAGTCTTGGAGAAGCCTTTCGCAGATTTGTTATGATTGTGGAACTAGAATTATATGTTCAGTAA